The genomic region cacacacagtcacagacaacCCCCCAATAACATGGCGCTATATTCAGTGTGTGTTCTCAAGgtcttttatttattcatcttatttatttatttctcgaTCTGCCAGCCGGCCACCCAGAAGCTGTGCGTCCATTCTCTGATTATTGCCAGCTATTAGGCGGCACTTAAAAGAGCCTTTCCTGGTTGTGGCCGGTGGCGACGTGGCCGTGTGTGCTGAAGGCGCTCGGGGGTGAGAGGCGGCAGCGCTGATGTGAAGTGACAGCGAGAAGTGTGTGTGGCGTAATGAAAATGTGGGCGAGGAGGAAGGACAATCACTGGGCAATCCTCTCTGAGACGTCCACCGCTAGCTGCACATGCTCTGAAGAAGGCTCGATAATACAGGCACAGCAGTCTGGAGATGTTTTCACATTTGACTTttatttctgcttttttttcctCAAATGAAGTTATAACAAGCATTTCTATTTTTAGACAGCCTAGTCATGCATGCTCTGTGCAACACACAGTTGAACCAGTTGGCATATAGTGCACAGTGCAAAGGATTAAGTGATTTAGCATTACGTATAAAAGCTAAATAAAAACTGTACACATCCTGACAACAGGAGACATAGCTAACACCAGTGTTACTGATGATACTCATGAGACCGCAGTCTTACGTTTGACGTTGATGCTTGATCTGCAGTGTGTCCGTGAGAGAACTGGCTTCAGATCAGTTCAAGGGTGCACCTGCTCGGATCAGAGCATGCTCAGAGGGGACATGATGCTGCTGTGGTGGCTCTGCAGCTATAAggccggctgtgtgtgtgtgtctgtgtgtgattcttAAAAATGCCCTTTGCCGGAGATCAGCAtgagccactgtgtgtgtgtgtgtgtgtgtgtgtgattgtgtgtgagtgtgtgtgtgtgtgtgtgtgtgtgtgtgtgtgtgtgtgtgtgtgtgtgtgtgtgtgtgtgtgtatgtgtgtgtgtgtcacgtatCAGAGATCACAGATGCAGCATTCAGGTCACATTGCTGTGTTTGCTTTCCCTGTCAGTTCTGCATCGACACTCAGCTGAGGTGCAAACTCCTGTGGCATCTCACTGCTccgagaaaaaaaacatgcatgttgattgtgtgtgtgtgtgtgtgtgtgtgtgtgtatgtgtgtgtgtgtgtgtgtgtgtgtgtgtgtgtgtgtgtgtgtgtgtgtgtgtgtgtgcatgtgcatgtgtgtgtttatgtgtgtgtgagtgcatctgtgtgtgtgtgtgtgtgtgtgtctgcatctgtgtaTGAACACatattggtgtgtgtctgcattcgttgatgctttttctctatgagAGTTGATGCTGGGAAGTCTCTGAGTTTCTTCATTGTATGCAAAAGTGCCAATGTTCATATTCATTAACAGTCTGCATGTACATGTCTATGTACAAAGGTAAGTGAGTGCTTCATTGAAATTGACTACAAAAAGGCCTCCCACCTAATTCATTCTGTACAACTGCTAAGCTGTTGTAGCATCAAATAACAATCAATGTCCAAGCATCATGTCTGTAATTTAGCAGGCAACATGAGATGCAACTGAGCTTAGCTCCCAAATGATTATTCCAGTCCTCGGTGAAAACAGCCCATTCCTCTGGTCTGAATGTGAATATGTCATATTACTGAATGTGTTAGTTTGAGCTGTCAGATCCACAGTGTTGCTGTGTGAATCAGCAATATTAAGACTCATGACATATGTTGCAGCATATTTGCATTATGTTGATGGTGAAACCAGAGATACACATTCCCATAGTTACTCGGTGGTGTAGGAGATGTCGGACCCAATGTTAACTAgtttaaaatgaaatgaagtGTATTAAAATGAACTCTAACCTTCATTTGGAAATATGCTATCATATATCAAACAAAGGAATTCATCACTCTCAAGCTTAGTGAGTAGTGGGGgcagaggtgtttgtgtgtgtgtgtgcatgtgtgcgtgtgcacatgtgtttgtgtgtgtgtgtgtgtgtgtgtgtttgtgtgtgtgtgcgcgtgtgttcgtgggtgtgtgtgtgtgtgtgtgtgtgtgtgtgtgtgtgtgtgtgtgtgtgtgtgtgtgtgtgggcgatgAAGCCTGTATTTGGCTATGTGTGTGGACATATCGCTTTACCTTCATCCTGCCTggtcaatcaataatatgtttttagaACATCATTAATGGCACATTAACATGGCCTGTGGTGTGGGGCGGACGAAAGggacctgggtgtgtgtgtgtgtgtggagggggtggggggctcgTTAATTGATTAACAGTTATGCTGATATGAAGTGGTGCACAGACCATCAGAGGCGCCTGTCTAACTGGGCCGTTATTGCCACTTCAAGGGCCTCCCTCTtccctcattcacacacacacacacacacacacacacacacacacacacacacacacacacacacacacacacacacacacacacttacactagGTGTAACAggtcattatttatattttcacaTCCTATTTGCAGCTCAAATCTACATAATATATCGTAAACATGCgaattaccaaccattttgttcgaaaattctaaaacaacgttttttaatatttcaaaatagcatttcataaatgaaccttacattttccagtagccatactgtaggtgtgtggatttgaacaaaatctagtttgggtCTTACTGGGGCTTtcactgcctgaaatatctgattttgtttaccacgctcagagtttagtgctgggcctattcccaacctttctcatggcacatcaacggttagtcCAAGAATTCTCAttgcaaatcaaaattccactggagctccaagccgATTTGTACAGGCAGCCTTACAACAcagtttacagctcttcgagtcacggtaaagcCGGAGtctgccgtcttggtttgtatagaaatgaatattaagtgacacatacacataagagTACTTTGCTCTAAGCAAGGCTCACAGCAGAAGCACTTAACATTATGGACAGACCATAAGCTGTGTGACAGTGTGAAAAGTCTGTTAGGCAgttgttccacacacacacacacacacacacacacacacacacacacacacacacacacacacacacacacacacagattcactcTGTGACAAACCCTGTATTTTCATTCataactctgtctctctctctctctctgtatgtgtgtgtgtgtgtgtgtgtgtgagagagagagagagagagagagagagagaaggtgtgagGGTGTAGTATTCACTCAGTTGTGTCTCAGCCAGTCGATATGTCCATGTTGCACAGCTATTCTGTCTGGGACTGCGTCCCCATCCTTCTGATCCTCCTCTGTCCCCCCCAGCGtgcccttcctctcttcctcctcaagTGCACATTGGCCTCCGTATATATTTTTTCTCGACTTTTACCAGATATTCGTATGTCCATTAGGATCACATATCCACTCGCTGTTGCGAGGCAGTGCCATTGATTTTTGCCCTTTGGAATCGGTTTGCCACATTTGGGCACACGCCTGTAGGCACTTTAGGCATCAGGCAAAGTGTTTGGGGTTTGTGTTAGGTcaagtgtgtgtctggtgcTGGGGTGACAGAGGAAATTAAATGGTATTGGATATGCTCAGCCATGGGTGTGACAGATAAAGGGAGAGATAAACTAAGATAAacaaaaaaagggggaaaaaatcatACATTTCAACTAAGCCCTCACAGAACTTATTTGGTGATCACTTAAAAATCATCACATCCTAAATATTTTGACTCCAGTCTCCAGGAAATTTATATTGCGTATATTATAAGGACAATTTACATGAAGTGTCACTACCCATTTAGTTCCCTCATTAACTGCTAGATTCAAAAGAATTGCTCTGATATGTATGGCATCAacaactataaataaataaatcatagtAGCTGTCATTGGTTCATGTGTGTACCTTATCTCTGTTTGCTTCTGCCATCTTCACTAACAGAGAACATGAGCTATAATGGCACTCTGCACTCTGTAAAGCACCATGAGACATGTacaatgttttggcgctctataagtgatattaaattgaaattgaaattgaaataattCCAGCAGTCAGTCCCTTTCTATATAAATATTGATACCACACCAGCACAGGAATGTTCTCAGTGGTAGCAATGCTACAGCTTATtgtactgtatacagtataacCGTCCACCCCTCTGTTTCTGTCCCTCtgccataagtgtgtgtgtgtgtgtgtgtgtgtgtgtgtgtgtgtgtgtgtgtggcagacccTTGAGAGGCCAAAATCCCCTGTTCTGTCTCCACACCCTCACAGCGTCTGTGCAGACACTGCTTCATGGCCTCCTCCTCGCTTCCTCTCCCCTTCACAGCTTCAGGGTTTCTAAGGGTCATCCACCCTGTCCCTGATCCCCCATTCAATTTCCTTAAGCACCATGCATTACCAATAGCCACAGAAGTCTACTAAATTAGCAGATCAATACGCCATCTGACACTCTTTTGAGGGTTCTGAAAGAGCCTGCGCCCCACTCTGGTTCAGACTTCCTAACAAATAggatgttgtttgtgttgtaatCTGCTGTGTCATGGAGTTCGTGTTACAACCCCATCTCAAGGGAACTAGGTGGGGAATATGCGCCAGTGAGCAAGAGAAGGTGTGTATACACACTCAAGGAAGGAATGCAGAGACTTCCCAGCATCAACTCTCATAGACAAAAAGCATCAAcgaatgcagacacacaccaaaatGTGTTCCTACACAgatgcagtcacacacatacacacacacacatacagatgcactcacacatacataaacacacacacacaaacacacacacacacacacacacacacacacacacccacattgtATATCATTATTACATCATATCAATTAAATTTAATATTATGAAAATAGAATGCACACTTCTCACTAGTTATCATCATACATATTTCacaacatattttattatttccaTTGAAAATAAAAGGAATGGCAGACATTTTTGGCTTCCACAAAACTGTGCAGTGTACCGGTCACAACAAAGTGGGATTCATATTGTTCATTATACaccctttaacacacacacacacacacacacacacacaaacacacacaaagaaacaaagagaCACATAAAGCATAAACAATATTCAGCTTTTCATATGTTGCTTTGATTATTTGCTTTTTGCTGAATTGGTTCCCACTCAGGAACCTGCCATTAGAGTACtctagagtagagtagagtagagtaaacTAAAGTTGAGcagagtagaatagagtagagtagagtagagtagagtagctTAGATGTGTCTGTAAAATCTGGGAAAAGGACCCAGTGGACATTCTGAAGTCCATATTTCATGAAGTGCCTGCACAAATATGATCATACACTAATATGGGATTAGTGTGGTTGATGTGTGGGCCTGTTTGATCTACATCCCCAACCTGTACCTTTGGGTGCCATCTATTCATCCAAACACCaccaaccacccacacacacacacacacacacacacaccagcggaGCTGTCCTGCATGACATCTGGGCCCCTATGCCTCAGCCATTAGTACTCTCACCCTGAGGGTAAAAGGGGCAaataacacccccaccccccacccagtccaccctgtccacacacacacacacacacacacacacacacacagagacagaccccCGGCCCGCTCAGCCTCCGCCTGAGCCCCAGTGCCTGCACACCGTCCGCCAGCCTGGAGCCAGACTCAGAGGCCCTCTCCAGTCTCAGGACTGGGCCTCCACATGGCCCTGCTGGCCTGCCCTGCTCTGCCCTGCcaccctgctctgctctgtgtgggGGCTGGAGGCTGGAGTCCATGACCATCACACATGACCATCGCAGtcgcacacacatgtgccctCCAACAAAGCCATCTTGCAGTGGTGGccagcatacacacatgtgcatgtagctacacatcagtgataacaacaataacatcaacaataacaacaacaacaacagcaacacattgcatttatatagggGTTTTCTGTCTAGACACCCAGAGCACttttacagtgaagggggaacttcactcacctcactaaccaccacccaTGTGATGCGGAAAAGCATGCACAATGCTCGAGAGGACATGAAGCTTTGCAACAGCGTTCAGAGTCTGCTTTGTTCTTAGAGTCGATATGGACGCCCCTCTTGCAACTGGTCAGACACAGCTAATGAAACGTTGTTCTCCGCGAGTGTGTCTGGTCGCTCACTCAATTTGAGCTGTCAGTTTTCCCAGCCCTAACATGAGTCATTATGAGCGAAATGTGGAGCTTGACCCTGGGTCAGCAACTAAGGCCACGCATGTCCTTTTCACTCTCATCACCCAGGTTGTGACCGAGCAGATTGCTGCTCATTGGCTCATTTGAGGAAGAGGACCCATGGATGTGTTCCTAAGGAGAAAGCACTCTTGTCCATGCGGGAGCTCTGTGAGAAGGGGCTGCCATGGCTGTTGTAGGGGACAATGGAACATCACAGCTCATTTGGTTAATCGCTATGACATGATGTGTAATGGCAGTGTTTGTTTTCTATGACAAGAAGTTTTTTGAATGTCTTTGTGCAGATGGTTGCAGCTCAAGTGGGTTAATGGTTTAACTCTTTCAAGGGTGTTCAGGCTGTCTGCTGTGTGAAAGACAGAGCCTCTTTTTTCAGAAGCTCACTTCATTGATGGCAGTGCCATACCATTCCTCTGGCTGACCAGGCTAGAGTCACGCTCGGACAAACTGTACACAAATCAaataatttcacaaataatgaaCTTACCAAGCACTGTTCTGACATAAAATCTACACTGTAAGTGAAGTTGCTCACTTGGAAATTAAATGTTGAGTTGAGTGCATGGGTTGTTATAGGAAACCTCTGGTGTCATGCTGCTAGACATAATATTTTCAATAGATTGTTTGTAgggaaagaaataaaagaacATTGTAACACATTACAATACAGCTAGTCAAAGCTGTCTGAGACTGAATATACATATTGTGTTACTACATAttactgcatttcattgtctttgtacttgtactctgcacaatgacaatgaagttgaatctaatctaatctaattacaACATGGATTTTTTCTCTTGGTTATAACCCACCTTGGTTTTCATATGTTACATACATATCAAGTTATTGTCGGTTATAAAACTTTTTGTCATTAATCTTCATGTAATTGTTCTTTTATTGTACACTTGTCAATATAAAAGCcccctcttcccttcttcttctttgttAAAACTATTCTCAGTAGTTGCTGAGACATCACCTGCTACAATGGCCTCTGTCTCTCAGGACTGAAAAGGTGAGGAGGGTCAAACTAATAGAGGGCCATGGGGCCTCCTTCACTCATGcagaaggaacacacacacacacacacacacacacacgtttgatgTGCCCAAAAAATACAATACAGCGTGTCACccacctttctctttctctgacccAATAACCAATAGCCAcccgccaaaacacacacacacacacacacacacacacactcatcatctcCACACtgacaccatcacacacacctaataCCTTCTCCTAGTATTGTGTTCTTGGCCAATTGCACATTGTTCATAATAAATCTCCGTCCTCCCTTGGTTGTGATGGCGCTGCTGTCCCGTCCTGGTGTCCTGTGTCAGGCCTGCAGACAGTAGGCCTGTCTCTGGTCTCTAGTCTCTGGCTCAGGAGAGGTGAGGGAGCTGGGAGCTGGgcttggctgctgctgctgctgctgctgctgctgctaagtGCTGGCAGAGGAGTGTGTAACATGAGACGCCCCCCGGTGTCTGCAAGAGGCCACTTTAGGAGATGCTATCTGCTGCACCAAAACATGCCTAGAGCGCTCTCATACCACAAcacgtacgcatgcacacacacacactctcacacacacacacacacacacacacacagaggacatgtGGACACACAACCCCACTGCACattcaaacacccacacacaaacaaaccaatatggctccacatgcacacacacacacacacacacacacacacacacacacacacacacaaacaaacacacagtaattGGCAAGCTAAGCTAGAAGCTACTCCATTAAAAGAGAAATCCGGCGATTTTTCATATAGATAAAAAACGGTTTTACCTCACTCAACAATTGGAGCTTCCAGACAGTttcagtgctacactctgggggcatgttcatgagcccccatgttcatgccccagagtgtagcactgtagctgcctggctgcatactgacagtactcggtgacctcgagaaacggagaaCTGTACGAAAAATGGCAGGATTTCTTCTTTGCTAGAGTAGCTTGTAGCTTAGCTTCCccatcactgcacacacacacacacacacacacacagacctcagacAGTACATCCACATTATTTATGGCTGCCTTCTGCTGtctttaatagtagcctaaaaTGGTGAATAATTTCTAAAAATCTAAAAATGTAATTCAGTAATTTCTAGTGGGCCCTGTTGTGCAGTACTGTGGAAGTAGGGAAGTATCTATCCCATGGTAAGAAAAACATTGAGTGTTTACATTCAGTCTAGTTCCCACTTTTCCTAAGTCTTCCAATGACCATTCCACAGATTGTATTCTCATAGGCCTAATTGAAAACATCCCCAAAATGATTTGAgagacatagcctacattttggaAATATTGGCATGTTATCCATCACtcatttaatgtttattttccAAACAAGTCAACAACAACTTGCAGGTTTGATACACTCTAATAATTGGCTCGTTGCCAATTAATGGGTGATGTCATGGGTGAGCATCTGCATAGGCGACGGAAGGTGTTCGTGTTTTCGAGGCGTCTGCAACGACAGAGACAGGAAGTCTAGAAGCCTGCCGCTCCCGCTCCCCCACCCATCTTCACCCCATCTCCCTAACCTCTCTCGTCCATTATCGGTTCCGAAACATTAATGGAAAACTGTGATGAATGGGAGAAATGCAATATGGAGAGCAACGTGACGAATGTTGCCACCACGTCGCGAATCACAACCATCTGCAACTGTCCAAACTGAAGGGTAACCGAAACCGTGCAGAGTCCTCTACGCCGTGAGTGCACTTAGGGTCAATTAAGAGCACTAGGTCCAATTTCAAATGGGTTGTCGTGGCGCAGCTCTGATAAGACAGAGCCAGGGTGACGGGTACACTACTACAGATGCGCTATCGATCGCATGATGCTACTTTTAATGATTGGTTGATGAGTTAGCTATGGCCTAAGCTGTGGAAATAGCAGGGCTCCATAGGCTTGTAGTCATTTGGGGAACATGTTAAGATTTAACTTCCAAATCGAATCGTTACTTTTTGTGGCTGGATGTATGGATGGATGTTGACTTCAGGCAATTCTGATATTAccagttgaaaaatacaaagcccaatACAAAACTAAAATGACAATGAAAATAACGTGTCCTTATCCTCTTCCTTTCCAGTATTCCTGATATAATAACATTAATGGTTATTTGAACCTATATGCCTACTTTACAAAACATTTTAGCTGTAAAGCCGACTTGCTCTCCAGGTGTTTTGAATGCGATTCATGCTTTACTAGCCTTTAGTTGGTCTTTGGCCTCTATCTAATATGTTTGCCATAGGCTTATATCTCAGAATAAAATATATGTTAGCGCAATTAAATTGTTAAAGCAGAAATTAACCACATTTCTCGATTTTGACTTAATACAAAGGGGATAGCCTATGATCAGTTTTTACATGGCAGGCAACAGCCTACAGTGAAAAGTTGGCTGATTACAGGTCCACCGATAAAGATTTTATCAGGAATTTAAGATTTCAAGATTGAatttaaaataggcctactttataaaGCTTGTGATTGCATATTACACAATTAAGCAGGTTGAAGGCTGGATATTTTCCTTTCAATAGTCAATTTTTAAGTAGATTTACGTGTGAACTCTTTTTGAAGTTTCCGAATTTCTATAACTCTTTCCTAAGCACCATGTTGCAGTGGTAAGCTTCAAGCAAGGAAAGTAACACAGGACACAATAATTGCAATATAGCTGAAAAATAAACTAGTGAAAATAAGAAGTTTAATAAGGATACCCGGCCATATTGCGCAATTATGTAAAACGAGATATCTCTAAAAGTAGTTTAAGTAATACACATGCGTTATAACCGAAATAAAAATGTCCATTACATTCATCGAATACTGAATAATTTGAAAAGCAATATTCCTTATACAAATACATGCGACGATCATCCATCTTTGGctgcttaataataataataataataataataataataataataatggggATTTATGCAGTAGGCTATCATGTGTGTTTAAGACCAAATAATTAGGATGATCcatataaaataaaagattacTGATGACTGATTGCATAAAGCCTTCAACAACACATGGTAGGATAGCGTTATATCGAAACTGTTGATGTTCACGAATAAATAACACAAATTTATTATAGCCATGTGCTTCGTAAGGACCTTCTTCCACCACTGTCCATTATCAgcaatggtgtttgtgtgtgtgtgtgtgtgtgtgtgtgtgtgtgtgtgtgtgtgtgtgtgtgtgtgtgtgtgtgtgttgggcgcTCTTTTGACTGCCTGGCATCAAGAGGGCGACTCATTTACACAGACACCACGCCAAGGAGGTCATACGTCCCCATCGAAAATGCTGAAATATTTGGTAGCGTTCGAAAAGCACAAGTAAGGCGCGCTAACTCCAGGATACATGACTGGTAAAGGCATTGGTATCAAGCAccttccaagtatgtggttttcTTTGTAGAAAGTAGGTAACGATAATGTTTTTCCGGCATCACTTAAGTCCATATTAGGTCCTTCCAGATCTGTGGAAATCTGCCTTTTTAATTTATTCCGTCGATTCTGGAACCAAATTTTCACCTGAGTTTCTGTTAACTGCAATGAGTTGGCAAGGCATGCCCGCTCTGCGCTGCTCAGATACCGTTTCATGTCAAATGTAGATTCCAACTGGAAAATCTGTCTCTTGGAAAAAATTGTGCGTGTCTTCTTTTTTGCCATTACTTTACTCTTTTTACTGTCCCCCTTATGTGGCTGCATGCTGCTGCCGTCATCGCAGCTGTCCGCATTCTCACATCTTGTGTCCAGACTTTCCAGCGCGTCCGTCTCCCGCTTTAGTGGTGCCGTAGTTGTGTGACAAGACTCTGGGCAGTTTTCTCCTAAAAATACAGTTTGGAGAAGTTTAATATATGCTATAGGCTATAATAACGTGCGCGGTATTATGTAGGCGGGTTTACCTGTACCTGTCTCACTGAATGTGATGCTCCGAAAATCTTCAGCACGATGGGCACCATGGTCCAAACTACGGGGAGCGAAGTCATTGCCGCACACTGGTTCACTTTGCACTTTTGAGTGACAGCTGTCAAACTTGTTCCCGACGCTATTATGGTTAAGAATGTGGTCGATAGTGAATTTAAGAGAGGAAGGGCGACAGCATGGTGCGTCTTCTTTGTTCATAGTTATCCAGTGGATATAGAAGACCAGTGCGTTTTAGCttagttttagtttttttttatatgctaGCTCTGTTCTTCCCTCTCGGTTCTTCAGGCACCATCTCTCCGAGATTCCCACTGCAACCACGTCTGGCCCCCTGTTACTCCTCCAACCGGAAGAACGAAAAGTGCTCCTTATCCATTGGTCGGGATTATCACGTCAATGAAGATGGTGACCAATTGAATTTCGGGGAGGGAGTTAGGCTACACCGTGAGTTTACTATACATCTGGCCCACGTAAGGAAATGTAACTGAACTGCggattatttaataattttaataatgtCCTTCCAAGAAGGCGGTGCCCTGGTTTGCATGATAACCCATTTCTGCCACATTTTACAGTGTTAAAGAAAATAATTAGCTTCTTACATATGAGTTGTTCTCTAACATATATGTTGGATCATTGTGTATTACGAATAATTTTAAACATCGTATGACCAGAGACATACGTGTATCTTCGTGGAGCCAAAAATCACAAATACTTTTGTTTGTACGTTAATCtgcatctttttaaaaaataataataggcctaataaaaaatactattttagatttagatttttgGATTTGGTAaaaataatgtaggcctatgtttttttcCCAAGCTTCCATGCACTACATGGACTTAATAGATCTTCCATTCCTTGTGGCAATGAGTAGTTGTTCTAAGGTTCTGTGAGACCTCAAGGCGCTGTATTTCATTTTGACGCATTGTAGGCTACCCCTAAGAGTCTTTTTCGAAGTGGCGGGATCTGCTACCGTGTCACTTGAATGAAGAGATTTTGTATCGatcacataggctacagtaaATATCGCCATTAATAGTCATGTGTTATCAACTGTTGTAATATATAAAGGCTACGGGGTATTTGCAGTCTATGATGTGACAACAAAGTGGATCTGGAAAATAAGGTAGTTTATGAGAATATGCAGATGGAGAAGGACGTTGCTTCAATTCTATATGCCTACTGTGGCTATTGAAATGCACGGGTTTATCTAAATGTGTTTTGTAGTTTCTATTGAattaaagaaacaaaaccactGATCAAGTTTAGTTCCTTCTCCATCATAGGTGTAGGTCTATGCGGTACCAAGATGCGTAAATAATCTGTATACAGCATCGTCCTTACCGGCTATTAGTCTTGAGTTAACATTATTCCGACATCGTTGCTTTAGGCTACTTTCTTCAGGTACAATTAAGCTTCTATTTACCCAACTTAAAATGTGAGTTTTTCTCAATGAGGGTAATAATTGGGCTATTCTTATTAGAGTATTTGACTGCTGGGTTGCATCGCCTAGGTCTAGACCTAGGCTTGAGACGGCATCATATTTCATGTTTCTCTAGCCCTATATTTTGCGGATGATTTTATTGAATCTTGTATAGCTACTGTGGTTATGAGGCAAACACATGATTACATGTTGCGAATGGTAAGCCAAGATGCTTATAGCACAATAGGCAGCAACCTAGGGCAAAATTAGTTCTCTGGAGATCAGGTCAGGGTATCATGCAAAAGTACAGTTGTCATTGTTGGAGCTGG from Alosa alosa isolate M-15738 ecotype Scorff River chromosome 1, AALO_Geno_1.1, whole genome shotgun sequence harbors:
- the hmx4 gene encoding H6 family homeobox 4 translates to MNKEDAPCCRPSSLKFTIDHILNHNSVGNKFDSCHSKVQSEPVCGNDFAPRSLDHGAHRAEDFRSITFSETGENCPESCHTTTAPLKRETDALESLDTRCENADSCDDGSSMQPHKGDSKKSKVMAKKKTRTIFSKRQIFQLESTFDMKRYLSSAERACLANSLQLTETQVKIWFQNRRNKLKRQISTDLEGPNMDLSDAGKTLSLPTFYKENHILGRCLIPMPLPVMYPGVSAPYLCFSNATKYFSIFDGDV